The sequence below is a genomic window from Micromonospora aurantiaca ATCC 27029.
CCACCGCCACCGGCCGCGCCGCCGGTTCGCTGTTCGGCCTGGCCTACGGCGATGCCCTGGGCAAGCCGACCGAGTTCCTCACCGTCACCGAGATCGTCCGGCGCTACGGTCCGGGCGGTCCGCGCGAGCTGACCGGCGACCCGGCCCTGGTCACCGACGACACGCAGATGGCGCTGGCCGTGGCGTGGGCGCTGCACGACGCGCCCGCGTACACGGCCGAGGTGGTGGAGCCGCTGCTGCGGCAGCGCTTCGTCGACTGGTCGGTGAGCCCGGAGAACAACCGCGCCCCGGGCATGACCTGCCTGCGGGCCTGCGCCGAGCTGGCCCGGGGCTCCCGCTGGCAGGAGGCCACAGTCGCCGGCTCCAAGGGCTGCGGCGCGAACATGCGCGTCACCCCGGTCGGGCTGCTCGACGTCGACCTGGACACGATGGCCGGGCTGGCCCAGCTCCAGGCCGGTCTGACCCACGGCCACCCGACCGGGCTGGCGGCGAGCGAGCTGACCGCGTACGCGGTCCGGCTGCTGCGCGACGGCGCGGCGCTGCCGGAACTGCCCGGCCTGCTTACCGAGCGGGCCCGGGAGCAGCGCACCGTCTACCGGGAAGACTGGCTCGGTGACCTGTGGCAGCGGCCCGGCGAGAGCAGCGCGGCCGAGTTCGTCGCCCAGGGCTGGGACGACTGCCTGCGCGTGCTCGGCCGGCTGGAGGCGGCGCTGGCCCGCCCGGACGACGGCGGCGACCCGTGCCGGTTCACCGGTGAGGGATGGATCGCCGAGGAGGCGCTGGCCACCGCGCTGCTCTGCGCGCTGCGCCACACCGACGACCCGGTCGGCGCGCTGGCCCGGGGCGCCACCACGGCCGGTGACTCGGACTCCATCGCCGCGCTGGCCGGCGCGTTCGTCGGGGCCGCGTACGGCACGGCCGCCTGGCCCGCCGGGTGGGCGGGGCGGATCGAGTACGCCGGCCAGCTCACCGCGCTCGCCGACGCGTTCGACGGGGAGGCGCCCGGCGCCGGCTCACCCCGTGACGGCCGGGGCCCGGCGGCGTGACCCCGCCTTCCGGGTGAGGCCGGGGCGAGGCGGCTCGCTCAGCCGGTGAGGTGGCTCAGCCGGCGGACGCCCCGCCACAGGTCCGGGTCGCAGGTGCCGGCCCGGTCGGCGAACGCGTCCAGCGGCACCGGGATCGGCTCGCTGACGTCGAGGTAGCTGTCGTGGTCGGCGTCCGGATCCCAGTCCCGGGTCGGGATCGGCAGGTGGTCGTCCCGGTCCGACTTGTCCTGGCTGGTGATCTTCAGGACCTCGGCGTCCCGGCCGTCGACGCGCAGCACCAGACAGGGACGCACCTTCGAACCGGTCCCGTCGGCGTAGGGCACGTCGGCCCACCAGATATCCCCGGGCCGGGGCTCGTCCCGGCTCGTCCGTCCGGCGCCCCGCGGCCTCGGCGGCGTCGCGGTGCGGTCACCCCGTGGCCCGGTGCCGGCCCGGTCACCGCGGCGTCCACCGCCGGTCCGCTCCGTGCCGCGGCGTTCGCCGTCCGGTCCGCCGGTGCGGCTGCCACGCCCGGTGCCCGGCCGCCGTCCGTCGGCCCGGTCGCGCTTCCCGTCGGCCCGGTCGCGCGTCCCGGCGCGTTCGGCCGCCCGGCGGCGCCAGTCGTTCCACAGCCAGCCGGCTGCGACGCAGGCCGCGATCACCAGCGCCCAGATCACCCCGTCGCGCATCCGTCGTCCGCCTTCCGACCGTTGTGGCCCACTACCGCCGACCGATCGTCGCACGGCCCGGCCCCACCCGCCCGGGTGGCGCGGTGGGCGTCCGTTCGCCCTGCTCGGCGCGGGTGGCCGGACGACTGTCACAGCCGACCGCTACGGTTCTCGGGTAGCACGAACACGGGAGGTCGACAGCGGTGTCCGAAGGCGGCGGCGTGTCCGAAGAAGCGGTTCCCCCAGCGGTCGACGCGGCCCAGGACGCGGCGGCGGGTGCCGAGCCGACCCCGGCGGCCCGGGAGCGGCACGCCACGCTCAGCCAGGAGCTGACCGAGCACCAGTACCGCTACTACGTGCTAGACGCGCCGACGGTCACCGACGCGGAGTTCGACAAGCAGCTGCGGGAACTGGAGGCGCTGGAGGCCGAATACCCGGCGTTGCGCACCCCCGACTCGCCCACCCAGCGGGTCGGCGGCACCTTCTCCACCGACTTCACGCCGGTCACGCACGCCGAGCGGATGCTCTCGCTCGACAACGCCTTCGCCGACGAGGAACTGGCCGCCTGGTCGGAGCGGGTCGAGCGCGACGCCGGCGGCCCGGTGCCCTACCTGTGCGAGCTGAAGGTCGACGGGCTCGCCATCAACCTCACCTACGAGAAGGGCCGGCTGGTGCGCGCGGCCACCCGGGGCGACGGCCGCACCGGCGAGGACGTCACCGCCAACGTGCGCAGCATCAAGGGCGTGCCGGCCCGGCTGACCCCGGCCGGCGACTTCCCCGACGTGCCCGACCTGATCGAGGTGCGCGGCGAGATCTACTTCCCGGTGGCCGCGTTCGCCGACCTGAACGCGAGCCTGGTCGAGCAGGGCAAGGCGCCGTTCGCCAACCCGCGCAACGCCGCCGCCGGCAGCCTGCGGCAGAAGGACCCCCGGGTGACCGCCTCCCGCCCGCTGCGCCTGGTGGTGCACGGCGTCGGCGCGCGCACCGGGTTCCGGCCGGCCGCGCAGTCCGAGTCGTACGCCGCGCTCAAGGCCTGGGGGCTGCCCACCAGCGACCGGTGGCGGGTGGTGGACGACCTGGCCGGCGTCGCGGAATACATCGCCTACTACGGCAGGCACCGGCACGACGTCGAGCACGAGATCGACGGCGTGGTGGTCAAGGTCGACCCGGTCTCCATCCAGGGCCGCCTCGGCTCGACCAGCCGCGCGCCCCGCTGGGCGATCGCCTTCAAATACCCGCCGGAGGAGGTCAACACCAAGCTGCTCGACATCGAGGTGGAGGTCGGGCGCACCGGCCGGGTCACCCCGCGCGCCGTGCTCCAGCCGGTGCGGGTGGCCGGCTCCACCGTCGCCTACGCCACCCTGCACAACGCCCGCGAGGTCGAACGCAAGGGTGTGCTCATCGGCGACACGGTGGTGCTGCGCAAAGCCGGAGACGTGATCCCCGAGGTGCTCGGCCCGGTGGTCGAGCTGCGCCCGGCCGACGCCCGCCCGTTCGTCATGCCTACCACCTGCCCGGCCTGCGGCACACCGCTCGCGCCGGCCAAGGAGAGCGACGTCGACATCCGCTGCCCCAACGGGCGGGCCTGCCCCGGTCAGATCCGCGAGCGGGTCTTCTACCTGGCCAGCCGCAAGGTGCTCGACATCGAGGTGCTCGGCGAGAAGGGCGCGGCGGCGCTGCTGGACGCCCAGATCATCACCAACGAGGGCGACCTGTTCCAGCTCGACGCCGAGCAGTTGAGCCGGTCGCCGTTCTTCGTCAACAAGGACGGCAGCCTGGGCAGCAACGCCACCAAGCTGCTCGACAACCTCGCCGAGGCCAAGGAACGCGACCTGTGGCGGGTGCTGGTGGCGCTGTCCATCCGGCACGTCGGCCCGACCGC
It includes:
- a CDS encoding type II toxin-antitoxin system PemK/MazF family toxin, which codes for MRDGVIWALVIAACVAAGWLWNDWRRRAAERAGTRDRADGKRDRADGRRPGTGRGSRTGGPDGERRGTERTGGGRRGDRAGTGPRGDRTATPPRPRGAGRTSRDEPRPGDIWWADVPYADGTGSKVRPCLVLRVDGRDAEVLKITSQDKSDRDDHLPIPTRDWDPDADHDSYLDVSEPIPVPLDAFADRAGTCDPDLWRGVRRLSHLTG
- the ligA gene encoding NAD-dependent DNA ligase LigA, giving the protein MSEGGGVSEEAVPPAVDAAQDAAAGAEPTPAARERHATLSQELTEHQYRYYVLDAPTVTDAEFDKQLRELEALEAEYPALRTPDSPTQRVGGTFSTDFTPVTHAERMLSLDNAFADEELAAWSERVERDAGGPVPYLCELKVDGLAINLTYEKGRLVRAATRGDGRTGEDVTANVRSIKGVPARLTPAGDFPDVPDLIEVRGEIYFPVAAFADLNASLVEQGKAPFANPRNAAAGSLRQKDPRVTASRPLRLVVHGVGARTGFRPAAQSESYAALKAWGLPTSDRWRVVDDLAGVAEYIAYYGRHRHDVEHEIDGVVVKVDPVSIQGRLGSTSRAPRWAIAFKYPPEEVNTKLLDIEVEVGRTGRVTPRAVLQPVRVAGSTVAYATLHNAREVERKGVLIGDTVVLRKAGDVIPEVLGPVVELRPADARPFVMPTTCPACGTPLAPAKESDVDIRCPNGRACPGQIRERVFYLASRKVLDIEVLGEKGAAALLDAQIITNEGDLFQLDAEQLSRSPFFVNKDGSLGSNATKLLDNLAEAKERDLWRVLVALSIRHVGPTAAQALARHFRSVAAIEAAGEEELSSVDGVGPTIAASVKEWFAVDWHRDVVRKWAEAGVRMAEEAADEGPRPLDGITVVVTGTLSGFSRDQAAEAIQVRGGKVTGSVSKKTGFVVVGDNPGSKADKAATLKLPILDEDGFRVLLDSGPEAAREVARVED
- a CDS encoding ADP-ribosylglycohydrolase family protein, whose protein sequence is MIATVTASTATGRAAGSLFGLAYGDALGKPTEFLTVTEIVRRYGPGGPRELTGDPALVTDDTQMALAVAWALHDAPAYTAEVVEPLLRQRFVDWSVSPENNRAPGMTCLRACAELARGSRWQEATVAGSKGCGANMRVTPVGLLDVDLDTMAGLAQLQAGLTHGHPTGLAASELTAYAVRLLRDGAALPELPGLLTERAREQRTVYREDWLGDLWQRPGESSAAEFVAQGWDDCLRVLGRLEAALARPDDGGDPCRFTGEGWIAEEALATALLCALRHTDDPVGALARGATTAGDSDSIAALAGAFVGAAYGTAAWPAGWAGRIEYAGQLTALADAFDGEAPGAGSPRDGRGPAA